One region of Polynucleobacter sp. Adler-ghost genomic DNA includes:
- a CDS encoding efflux transporter outer membrane subunit: MFDSKDFYTLRLLSLLSAGLLSACAVGPDFKQPDAPNTSRYTETTIPQKLATAPGVPGGTDQEFIEGADIEAQWWELFKSPELDVLIKKALQQNPNLGAADAALRASQENVNAQIGGQYFPAIGLNGGATRQLQPAAIYGLPFGSDTYNLYNASVNVTYKLDVFGGARRAVESARAKEEIAQFQLEGAYLSLTANIVTGAVREAALRAQMQATEEILKAQTNLAEVTEKQLAIGTVSRVDVTSQRTLVSNSQVDLFTYERNLSFARNQLAVLVGDLPSNANITKFDLKSLHLPEKLPLSVPSSLVRQRPDVRAAEAQLKATNALVGVATANLLPQFNITGAIGSAALTSSALFGPNATLWSIAGGIFQPLFQGGQLLAQRRGAMANYEQAVFQYQATVLKAFQEVADSLRALETGAQALKSASDAERYAYETLDLVQQQYKLGTASYLAVLYYQNQYQIAKVKSVSAQATRFSDTAALFAALGGGWWNRTGPAFQPKAIANKDQNETSGNN; encoded by the coding sequence ATGTTTGACTCAAAAGATTTTTATACTTTGCGTTTGCTTTCGCTACTATCTGCGGGGCTTCTTTCTGCCTGTGCGGTAGGTCCAGACTTCAAGCAGCCAGATGCTCCTAATACATCTAGATATACCGAAACTACAATCCCTCAGAAATTAGCTACTGCACCTGGGGTACCTGGCGGAACTGACCAAGAGTTTATTGAAGGCGCAGATATTGAGGCTCAGTGGTGGGAGTTATTCAAGTCTCCAGAGCTTGATGTATTGATTAAAAAAGCTTTGCAGCAAAATCCAAACTTAGGTGCTGCAGATGCTGCACTACGTGCGAGCCAAGAAAATGTGAATGCACAAATTGGTGGGCAGTATTTCCCAGCCATTGGTTTAAATGGCGGTGCCACACGGCAATTACAGCCTGCTGCAATTTATGGCTTACCTTTTGGATCCGACACTTACAACCTCTATAACGCTTCTGTAAATGTCACTTATAAGTTAGATGTCTTTGGTGGCGCACGCCGTGCAGTTGAAAGTGCTAGAGCAAAAGAGGAAATTGCGCAGTTTCAGTTAGAAGGTGCCTACCTTTCTTTGACCGCCAATATCGTTACCGGCGCAGTGCGAGAAGCTGCTTTGCGTGCACAAATGCAGGCAACCGAAGAAATTTTGAAGGCACAAACGAATTTAGCTGAGGTAACAGAAAAGCAATTGGCAATTGGTACGGTTTCTCGAGTGGATGTGACCTCACAAAGAACTTTAGTATCTAACTCGCAAGTCGATTTATTTACCTATGAACGCAATCTTTCGTTTGCGCGTAATCAGCTGGCAGTATTGGTGGGCGACTTACCTAGTAATGCCAACATCACCAAGTTTGACTTGAAATCTTTGCATTTGCCAGAGAAGCTGCCACTCTCGGTGCCATCGAGCTTGGTGCGTCAGCGTCCAGACGTGCGTGCAGCAGAGGCGCAACTCAAGGCCACCAATGCTTTGGTAGGTGTTGCTACCGCCAATTTATTGCCACAATTTAATATCACTGGCGCTATAGGTTCCGCAGCATTAACAAGCTCAGCCTTGTTTGGGCCGAATGCCACTCTATGGTCTATTGCTGGTGGCATCTTCCAGCCACTCTTTCAGGGCGGACAGTTATTGGCGCAACGCCGTGGTGCAATGGCTAATTACGAACAGGCAGTTTTTCAATATCAAGCTACTGTGCTCAAGGCTTTTCAAGAAGTGGCTGACTCCTTGCGTGCTTTAGAAACTGGTGCTCAAGCATTAAAGTCTGCATCAGATGCTGAACGCTACGCTTATGAAACTTTAGATTTGGTACAGCAGCAATACAAGCTGGGTACTGCCAGCTATTTGGCTGTCCTCTATTACCAAAATCAATATCAAATTGCTAAGGTCAAATCCGTTTCTGCGCAAGCAACCCGATTCTCTGACACGGCAGCATTATTTGCAGCATTGGGCGGCGGTTGGTGGAATCGTACCGGCCCAGCCTTTCAACCAAAAGCCATAGCGAACAAAGATCAAAATGAAACTTCTGGAAACAATTAA
- a CDS encoding pirin family protein codes for MKQLIGIQGNDQGHWVGDGFPVRTLFFYQDLGKQMSPFLMLDYAGPAEFPQTAERKGVGSHPHRGFETVTIVYDGEVAHKDSTGQGGIISPGDVQWMTAGSGILHEEFHSEGFAKRGGTLNMVQLWVNLPAKLKMTKPAYQAILDKQIPRVDLKEGSGQARIIAGELDGYQGPAHTFTPMSVIDLKLKKGSISIPVSEGWNASLVVLKGAIEAGEGVVAKDAQMLMFSNQGQDIQVNVLEDSIALLLSGEPIDEPIVGYGPFVMNTKQEIAQAMQDFNSGGFGRIAH; via the coding sequence ATGAAGCAGCTCATTGGTATACAAGGTAATGATCAAGGTCACTGGGTTGGCGATGGCTTTCCTGTGCGCACTTTGTTCTTCTATCAAGACTTAGGAAAGCAGATGAGCCCATTCTTGATGCTGGACTATGCGGGTCCCGCGGAGTTTCCCCAGACAGCTGAACGTAAGGGCGTAGGCTCGCACCCCCATCGCGGTTTTGAAACGGTCACGATTGTTTATGATGGAGAAGTAGCGCACAAGGATTCTACTGGTCAGGGCGGCATTATTAGTCCTGGTGATGTGCAGTGGATGACGGCTGGCTCTGGCATCTTGCATGAAGAGTTTCATTCTGAAGGGTTTGCCAAACGTGGTGGAACTCTAAACATGGTGCAATTGTGGGTCAATTTGCCGGCCAAACTCAAAATGACCAAGCCAGCTTATCAGGCCATTCTGGATAAACAAATCCCTAGAGTTGATTTGAAGGAGGGATCGGGGCAAGCCCGCATCATCGCTGGAGAGCTAGATGGTTATCAAGGACCTGCGCATACCTTTACACCGATGAGTGTGATTGACCTGAAGCTAAAAAAGGGTTCAATCAGTATCCCTGTATCTGAGGGTTGGAATGCATCTCTAGTCGTACTTAAGGGCGCCATTGAAGCAGGTGAGGGAGTGGTGGCCAAGGATGCACAGATGTTGATGTTTAGCAATCAAGGTCAGGACATTCAAGTTAATGTGCTCGAAGACTCTATTGCCTTGCTACTGAGTGGGGAGCCCATTGATGAACCCATTGTTGGTTATGGCCCCTTTGTCATGAATACCAAACAAGAGATAGCTCAGGCAATGCAAGATTTTAATAGTGGGGGCTTTGGAAGAATTGCCCACTAA
- a CDS encoding flavodoxin family protein, with amino-acid sequence MTKVAVVFHSGYGHTVKQAEALAKGANGTLVAIDAEGNITDAQWETLNTADAIVFGSPTYMGTVSWQFKKFADASSKQWFSQQWKDKVFGGFTNSATMNGDKHSTLHYFFTLAMQHSGIWVGTGLMPSNSKAAKRDDVNYVGSSAGAMMQTPSDASADEVNVGDLETARLYGERITKIAGQLKAK; translated from the coding sequence ATGACTAAAGTAGCTGTTGTATTTCATAGTGGTTATGGCCACACTGTCAAACAGGCTGAAGCCCTCGCTAAGGGTGCTAATGGCACATTAGTAGCTATTGATGCTGAAGGTAACATTACTGATGCACAGTGGGAAACCTTAAATACTGCTGATGCCATCGTATTTGGATCACCAACCTACATGGGTACAGTGAGTTGGCAGTTCAAGAAATTTGCAGATGCAAGTTCTAAGCAATGGTTTTCACAGCAGTGGAAAGATAAGGTTTTCGGTGGCTTCACTAACTCTGCCACGATGAATGGTGATAAGCATTCCACCTTGCATTACTTCTTCACTCTCGCTATGCAACATTCTGGCATTTGGGTGGGCACTGGTTTAATGCCTTCAAACTCCAAAGCTGCGAAGCGTGATGATGTGAACTATGTAGGTTCGTCCGCTGGTGCAATGATGCAAACACCTTCAGATGCAAGTGCAGATGAGGTGAATGTGGGCGATTTAGAAACGGCACGCCTCTATGGCGAGCGTATTACCAAGATTGCTGGCCAACTAAAAGCAAAGTAA
- a CDS encoding MarR family winged helix-turn-helix transcriptional regulator has product MNHLSLVKELVQAYQAFEAHSAAHIKEMGLTMTQFDIVATLGNQPPMTCKELGEKTLISKGTMTGVLERLEAKGLIEKLMNDEDGRSYKIGLSKTGDKLFKKVFPEHVEHLGKAFRKLSKQELEQAVTVLKEVKAIFN; this is encoded by the coding sequence ATGAATCATCTATCGCTTGTTAAGGAGTTGGTTCAGGCATACCAGGCATTTGAGGCGCATTCGGCTGCACATATCAAGGAGATGGGTTTAACCATGACTCAGTTCGATATTGTTGCGACCCTAGGTAATCAGCCACCGATGACCTGTAAGGAGTTGGGTGAAAAGACACTGATTTCTAAAGGAACCATGACGGGTGTCCTGGAAAGACTTGAGGCTAAAGGGCTCATCGAAAAATTGATGAATGACGAAGATGGCCGTAGCTACAAGATTGGCCTCTCAAAAACAGGTGACAAATTATTTAAGAAGGTATTTCCGGAGCATGTTGAGCATCTCGGCAAAGCTTTCAGAAAGCTCAGCAAGCAAGAATTAGAACAAGCGGTAACAGTTTTAAAAGAAGTTAAAGCAATATTTAACTAA
- the glmS gene encoding glutamine--fructose-6-phosphate transaminase (isomerizing), giving the protein MCGIVGAASRKNIVEVLIEGLRRLEYRGYDSCGFAVMNGDDAKHPIERARTTARVSELAEQGKEFHGTLGIAHTRWATHGKPDTQNAHPHISGGLIAVVHNGIIENYESLRAELKSAGYVFTSETDTEVIAHLIHQAYISSKQQDLVASVRSVLPRLHGAYAIGVIAQDRPNLLVGARVGSPLVVALGENENFLASDALALAGRAHSMMYLEEGDVAVLKAEGVEIIDHAGKTAQREQKPMPAQADSVDLGPYQHYMQKEIFEQPRAIGDTLANIASFGPELFNADPEQWKKFDQILILACGTSYYSACVAKYWLEDLAGIPTQVEIASEYRYRTTVPNPNTLIVVVSQSGETADTLAALRHAQSLGHQYTLAICNVASSAMVRETNWNFLTKAGIEIGVASTKAFTTQLVALYLLAVSLAKRAGKVSPEREKELLRDLRHLPKALHAVLALEPQIIAWSTAFAKCENALFLGRGMHYPIALEGALKLKEISYIHAEAYPAGELKHGPLALVTDKMPVVTVAPKDDLLEKLKSNMQEVKARGGKLYVFADQDSEITSSEGINVIRLPEHYGNLSPILHVVPLQLLAYHTACALDTDVDKPRNLAKSVTVE; this is encoded by the coding sequence ATGTGCGGAATTGTTGGCGCAGCATCGCGTAAGAACATTGTTGAAGTTTTAATTGAAGGCTTACGTCGTCTTGAGTACCGTGGCTATGATTCTTGTGGCTTTGCCGTCATGAATGGTGATGATGCCAAGCATCCGATTGAACGTGCACGCACTACTGCTCGTGTCTCTGAGTTAGCAGAGCAGGGTAAAGAATTTCATGGCACCTTAGGGATTGCGCATACCCGTTGGGCAACGCACGGTAAGCCTGATACACAAAATGCACATCCCCATATTTCTGGTGGATTGATTGCCGTAGTCCATAACGGCATTATTGAAAACTACGAATCACTCCGCGCTGAGCTTAAATCGGCAGGTTATGTATTTACCTCAGAAACGGATACCGAGGTGATTGCGCATTTAATTCATCAAGCTTATATATCTAGCAAACAACAAGATTTAGTCGCTTCAGTCCGTTCTGTGTTGCCAAGACTGCATGGCGCTTATGCGATTGGCGTGATTGCACAAGATCGCCCAAATCTGTTGGTAGGCGCGCGAGTAGGTTCGCCCTTGGTTGTAGCGCTTGGCGAAAATGAGAACTTCCTCGCGTCTGACGCCTTAGCGCTTGCTGGTCGAGCACACTCCATGATGTATTTAGAGGAGGGCGATGTTGCTGTTCTCAAGGCAGAGGGTGTTGAGATCATTGATCATGCAGGAAAGACTGCGCAGCGAGAGCAAAAACCCATGCCTGCTCAGGCTGATTCAGTAGACCTGGGGCCATATCAGCACTACATGCAAAAAGAAATTTTTGAGCAACCCAGAGCAATTGGTGACACGCTTGCCAATATTGCTAGCTTTGGTCCGGAACTATTTAATGCTGATCCAGAGCAGTGGAAAAAGTTTGATCAAATTTTGATCTTGGCCTGTGGTACTAGTTACTACTCTGCATGTGTTGCTAAATACTGGTTAGAAGATTTAGCCGGCATTCCGACGCAGGTGGAGATCGCTAGTGAATATCGCTATCGCACAACCGTCCCCAATCCCAACACATTAATTGTGGTGGTCTCCCAATCCGGTGAGACTGCAGATACTTTGGCAGCTTTGCGCCACGCACAGTCTTTGGGGCATCAATACACCCTGGCGATTTGTAATGTAGCGAGTAGTGCCATGGTTCGCGAAACGAATTGGAATTTCTTGACCAAGGCCGGTATTGAGATTGGCGTGGCTTCTACCAAAGCATTTACAACTCAGTTAGTCGCCCTTTATCTATTGGCTGTTTCATTGGCTAAGCGCGCAGGAAAAGTAAGCCCCGAACGTGAGAAAGAGCTCTTGCGTGACTTACGCCATTTGCCAAAAGCTTTGCATGCCGTGTTAGCTCTTGAGCCTCAGATCATTGCTTGGAGCACAGCATTTGCTAAGTGCGAAAACGCTTTATTCCTGGGGCGCGGCATGCACTATCCGATTGCTCTTGAGGGCGCTCTCAAGCTAAAGGAGATTTCATATATTCATGCCGAAGCCTACCCAGCAGGTGAGTTAAAGCACGGACCCTTAGCGCTGGTTACTGACAAGATGCCGGTGGTCACTGTAGCACCTAAAGATGATCTCTTGGAAAAGCTCAAATCCAATATGCAAGAGGTTAAAGCCCGCGGTGGAAAGCTTTATGTTTTTGCTGACCAGGATTCCGAGATCACTAGTAGTGAAGGCATCAATGTGATTCGTTTGCCTGAACACTACGGCAATCTTTCGCCAATCTTGCATGTAGTTCCCCTTCAGCTCCTGGCTTATCACACGGCTTGCGCCTTGGATACCGATGTCGATAAGCCACGCAACCTCGCAAAGAGCGTTACGGTCGAGTAA
- the glmU gene encoding bifunctional UDP-N-acetylglucosamine diphosphorylase/glucosamine-1-phosphate N-acetyltransferase GlmU: MNIVILAAGQGKRMKSALPKVLQTLAGKPLLQHVLNTALELQGKSAKTAPIVVVGHGAADVKEFLHIASMQDSRFGKVGTVLQAEQKGTGHALLQALPKLDVNEPTLVLYGDVPLTSKKTLSKLEKLADGVRGEDSALALLTQNLNNPAGYGRIVRDIDGSVKEIVEEKDASLEQKRIQEINTGIMVLPTNSLKKWLKSLRVSNAQGEYYLTDVIAMAVKDGVPIRTAQADNEYETVGVNSRDQLAALERVHQLNQAHVLMDAGVSLADPARIDVRGTLECGTDVFIDVGCVFEGCVTLAAGTKVGPYCIIRNSVIGKGVIIHPYSHIDGAQVGANSLIGPYARLRPGADLSHDVHIGNFVEVKNSKIAASSKANHLAYVGDSIVGSRVNIGAGTITCNYDGVNKHQTIIEDDVFIGSDTQLVAPVRVGRGATLGAGTTLTKDAPPNQLTVSRAKQISLQWQRPVKKEKKVVTKKVSTKKSVKAKK, encoded by the coding sequence ATGAACATCGTTATTTTGGCTGCTGGGCAGGGAAAGCGGATGAAGTCCGCACTACCCAAGGTTCTTCAAACCTTGGCTGGGAAACCCCTTCTCCAGCATGTCCTCAATACAGCATTAGAACTTCAAGGCAAAAGCGCTAAAACTGCTCCGATTGTTGTAGTTGGTCATGGCGCCGCGGATGTTAAAGAATTTCTTCATATCGCCAGCATGCAAGATTCTCGCTTTGGCAAAGTGGGTACAGTATTGCAGGCGGAGCAAAAAGGAACGGGCCACGCTTTATTGCAAGCCTTGCCCAAGTTGGATGTGAATGAACCTACTTTGGTTCTGTATGGTGACGTTCCCCTAACAAGTAAGAAGACGCTCTCTAAATTAGAAAAATTGGCTGATGGTGTGCGCGGTGAAGATTCTGCATTAGCGCTTCTAACTCAAAACCTCAACAATCCAGCAGGCTATGGCCGTATCGTGCGTGATATCGACGGGTCTGTAAAAGAGATTGTTGAAGAAAAAGATGCGTCGCTTGAGCAAAAGCGTATTCAAGAAATCAATACCGGCATCATGGTACTGCCAACCAATTCACTCAAGAAATGGTTAAAGTCTTTGCGTGTAAGTAATGCCCAAGGTGAATATTATTTAACTGATGTGATTGCAATGGCAGTCAAGGATGGTGTTCCTATTCGCACTGCACAAGCTGATAACGAATATGAGACTGTTGGTGTTAATAGTCGCGATCAGTTGGCTGCATTAGAGCGAGTACATCAACTCAATCAAGCACATGTATTAATGGATGCCGGTGTTTCTTTGGCGGATCCAGCGCGGATTGATGTTCGCGGAACTCTAGAGTGCGGTACAGATGTCTTTATTGATGTCGGTTGTGTATTTGAGGGTTGCGTCACTTTGGCTGCAGGAACAAAAGTAGGCCCGTACTGCATTATTCGCAATAGCGTAATTGGTAAGGGCGTCATCATTCACCCATACAGTCATATTGATGGTGCGCAAGTTGGTGCAAATTCACTGATCGGCCCTTATGCGCGTTTGCGCCCTGGCGCAGATTTATCTCACGATGTACATATTGGCAACTTTGTCGAAGTCAAGAACAGTAAGATCGCTGCAAGCAGTAAAGCAAATCACTTGGCTTATGTGGGTGACTCCATCGTGGGCTCCAGAGTCAATATCGGTGCAGGCACAATTACTTGCAATTACGATGGTGTGAATAAACACCAAACCATTATTGAGGACGATGTCTTCATTGGCTCTGATACGCAGCTGGTTGCCCCAGTGCGTGTTGGCCGCGGCGCTACTTTAGGGGCAGGCACGACCCTGACCAAAGATGCTCCACCCAATCAGCTCACGGTATCACGAGCCAAGCAAATCTCTTTACAGTGGCAGCGCCCGGTAAAGAAAGAAAAGAAAGTAGTCACCAAGAAGGTAAGCACCAAAAAATCCGTTAAGGCTAAAAAATAA
- the ttcA gene encoding tRNA 2-thiocytidine(32) synthetase TtcA: MSDIRKVVLEENKLEKKLCRLVGQAIGDFGMIEDGDKVMVCLSGGKDSYAMLDILLKLRERAPIDFEIVAVNLDQKQPGFPAEILPNYLKALGVEYHIENQDTYSIVKRVIPEGKTTCGLCSRLRRGILYRVADELGATKIALGHHRDDILETLMLNMFFAGKLKGMPPKLRSDDGKHIVIRPLAYVPEKLLERYAVDMNFPIIPCNLCGSQPNLQRGAMKEMLREWEKKHPGRVENLFRSMHHIVPSHLMDGEAFDFKNLGISTELSGIAARSAGDKAIDETEIDEIACGTLMQGSYNPSL, encoded by the coding sequence ATGAGTGATATTCGCAAAGTCGTCTTAGAAGAAAACAAGCTTGAGAAAAAGCTGTGCCGTTTAGTTGGTCAAGCGATTGGCGACTTTGGCATGATCGAAGATGGCGATAAAGTGATGGTGTGTTTATCTGGCGGTAAAGATAGTTATGCCATGCTCGATATTCTGTTGAAGTTGCGCGAGCGTGCCCCAATTGATTTTGAAATTGTTGCTGTCAACTTAGATCAAAAGCAGCCAGGCTTTCCGGCGGAGATTTTGCCGAATTATTTAAAAGCTTTGGGTGTTGAGTACCATATTGAAAATCAAGATACCTATAGCATCGTTAAGCGTGTCATTCCAGAGGGAAAAACTACGTGCGGACTTTGCTCTCGATTACGTCGTGGTATTTTGTATCGTGTAGCAGATGAGTTGGGCGCTACTAAGATTGCCTTGGGCCACCATCGTGATGACATCTTAGAGACATTAATGCTTAATATGTTCTTTGCTGGCAAGCTTAAGGGCATGCCACCGAAGTTGCGATCTGATGATGGTAAGCACATCGTCATTCGCCCTCTAGCTTACGTTCCTGAAAAGTTACTGGAGCGTTATGCAGTAGACATGAACTTCCCAATTATTCCGTGTAATCTGTGTGGCAGTCAGCCCAATCTTCAGCGTGGTGCCATGAAAGAGATGTTGCGCGAGTGGGAGAAAAAACATCCAGGGCGCGTAGAGAATCTCTTTCGCTCAATGCATCACATCGTGCCATCCCATTTAATGGATGGTGAGGCCTTTGATTTTAAGAATCTCGGGATTTCTACGGAACTATCGGGTATTGCCGCAAGATCTGCTGGCGATAAGGCAATTGACGAGACAGAAATCGATGAAATAGCCTGTGGAACACTCATGCAGGGGTCTTATAATCCTTCATTATGA
- a CDS encoding dihydroneopterin aldolase has product MQAILSYPALADCRRLFLRDYEIYINIGVHDFEKKAEQRVILNVDLYIPLNMNTPSKDLLEEVVDYDFMRETIKARSSQGHIHLQETFCDDIVNAMLLHPKVIAARVSTAKPDVYPDCHSVGVEVFRMKQA; this is encoded by the coding sequence ATGCAAGCCATTCTTTCTTATCCAGCACTTGCTGATTGCCGCCGCTTATTTCTGCGTGACTATGAAATCTATATCAATATTGGTGTCCATGATTTTGAGAAAAAAGCTGAACAGCGCGTCATTCTCAATGTAGATCTCTATATTCCTCTGAATATGAATACCCCTTCTAAAGATTTATTGGAAGAAGTAGTTGATTATGACTTTATGCGTGAAACCATTAAGGCACGGTCTTCCCAAGGCCATATCCATCTACAAGAAACCTTTTGCGATGACATCGTCAATGCAATGTTATTGCATCCTAAGGTCATTGCTGCTCGCGTCAGTACGGCCAAGCCCGATGTTTACCCTGATTGCCACTCTGTTGGTGTTGAGGTGTTTCGGATGAAGCAGGCTTAA
- a CDS encoding SDR family oxidoreductase, with translation MSSNPQPQENKAVLVTGAAKRLGREIALEFACQGWDVAVHYSQSESEAQATVAQIHRLGCKAIAFKADLASEAQVNSLFAAVAAKFNNLQCLINNASIFEYDRASSDAPLSSKTLQDHMQVNLAAPILLSRLMFDYQKGQSKKVSERDLSIPSVIQLLDQKLINLNPDYLSYTLSKAALLTSVEMLAVDFAPHLRVIGLAPGITLTSGDQTDAGFTKAHQMTPLGKSSTPSDIAKAAVFLASSHAITGTTLYVDGGQHLLPSSRDVMFKTS, from the coding sequence TTGAGTTCAAACCCACAACCCCAAGAAAACAAAGCAGTTTTAGTGACTGGCGCTGCTAAGCGTCTCGGTCGAGAAATTGCCTTGGAGTTTGCTTGTCAAGGCTGGGATGTAGCCGTCCACTATAGCCAGTCGGAATCCGAGGCTCAAGCTACCGTAGCCCAAATCCACCGGCTAGGGTGTAAAGCCATCGCGTTTAAAGCAGACCTTGCCAGCGAAGCACAAGTGAACTCATTATTTGCCGCAGTTGCTGCCAAGTTCAATAATTTGCAATGCCTGATTAATAATGCCTCGATCTTTGAATATGATCGTGCTAGTTCGGATGCTCCACTCAGTAGCAAAACTTTACAAGACCACATGCAGGTCAATTTAGCTGCGCCCATATTGCTATCGCGGTTGATGTTTGACTATCAAAAGGGACAGTCAAAGAAAGTAAGTGAGCGTGATTTATCGATCCCTTCAGTAATTCAGTTGCTTGATCAAAAATTAATTAATCTAAATCCTGATTATTTGTCCTACACATTATCCAAGGCTGCACTCCTCACTTCGGTTGAGATGCTGGCGGTAGATTTTGCTCCACACTTGCGAGTGATTGGTTTGGCTCCCGGTATCACGCTCACTTCTGGTGATCAAACCGACGCAGGTTTCACGAAGGCGCACCAGATGACGCCTTTAGGAAAATCATCAACACCTAGTGATATTGCAAAAGCAGCTGTATTTTTAGCCAGCTCGCATGCGATCACAGGCACAACTTTATATGTAGATGGTGGACAACATCTGCTGCCATCATCGCGCGATGTGATGTTTAAAACAAGCTAA
- a CDS encoding class I SAM-dependent methyltransferase → MAEITTHGGWIPFSRYMEMALYEPGMGYYSAGAHKLGAGGDFTTAPELSPLFGAAIVETLLPILEGLQNQGLPTQILEFGAGTGKLAESILSRLHELDFTLDHYDIIEISPDLAQRQEERLQHLSKELNLSTQYRWLSSLPSNIKGIILANEVIDAIPCDAIIFQNGFWYWQGVSVVDGRLTWSIGGPVEQALLPETLVNGSFSEGYVSELHAPANAWMRQVANHLDTGLFLTFDYGFPESEYYHPQRLEGTLMAHHRHHAIQDPFYLPGLCDVTTHVEWSQIARNALEEEVDDVYLSNQASYLLDAGIGDIALEIGDPSNPETFLPISNSLQKLLSEAEMGELFKVFAFSKKLSDILPDHSLEDLPGLRGRNRL, encoded by the coding sequence ATGGCGGAAATCACCACACACGGCGGCTGGATACCCTTTTCAAGATATATGGAAATGGCTCTCTATGAGCCTGGAATGGGCTATTACAGCGCTGGGGCCCATAAATTGGGTGCTGGTGGTGATTTCACGACCGCGCCTGAGCTCTCCCCCCTATTTGGCGCTGCCATTGTGGAGACGCTTCTACCTATTTTGGAGGGTCTTCAGAATCAAGGGCTCCCCACCCAGATTCTGGAGTTTGGCGCCGGTACAGGCAAGTTAGCCGAATCCATTCTGAGCCGACTTCACGAACTTGATTTCACCTTGGATCACTACGACATTATCGAGATCTCACCCGACCTAGCCCAAAGGCAAGAAGAGCGACTTCAACATCTCTCCAAGGAACTCAATTTATCCACCCAATACCGTTGGCTCAGCTCCTTACCCAGCAACATCAAAGGTATTATTTTGGCCAACGAAGTTATTGACGCCATTCCTTGTGATGCCATCATTTTTCAGAATGGCTTCTGGTATTGGCAGGGTGTTTCCGTTGTTGATGGCAGACTTACTTGGTCAATAGGAGGGCCCGTTGAACAAGCCCTACTTCCAGAAACCTTGGTGAATGGAAGTTTTTCTGAAGGCTACGTTTCCGAACTCCACGCACCAGCTAATGCTTGGATGCGCCAAGTAGCCAATCACCTAGATACTGGCCTCTTCCTCACATTTGATTATGGGTTTCCAGAGAGTGAGTACTATCACCCTCAACGTCTCGAGGGCACCTTAATGGCACACCATCGCCATCATGCAATTCAGGATCCATTTTATCTTCCGGGGCTATGTGATGTGACTACCCACGTGGAGTGGTCACAAATTGCGCGCAATGCGCTAGAGGAAGAAGTTGATGATGTCTATCTCAGCAATCAAGCAAGTTACTTGCTTGATGCGGGTATTGGCGATATCGCATTAGAGATTGGCGACCCCAGCAATCCAGAAACTTTTTTACCCATTTCAAACTCTCTACAAAAACTGTTGTCCGAAGCGGAGATGGGTGAGCTCTTTAAGGTCTTCGCATTCTCAAAGAAACTATCTGACATATTGCCAGACCATTCATTAGAAGACTTGCCTGGCCTTCGAGGCAGAAACCGGCTTTAA